The DNA sequence GTTTTATTCAGCAGGAAGATGGTCCAGACGTATTTGTGCATTATCGCGCAATCAACGGTTCAGGACACGTATCATTGAAAGAAGGACAAAACGTTACTTTGAATGTTACACAGG is a window from the Candidatus Neomarinimicrobiota bacterium genome containing:
- a CDS encoding cold-shock protein — encoded protein: MTDQLVNGVVKWFNDSKGYGFIQQEDGPDVFVHYRAINGSGHVSLKEGQNVTLNVTQ